One stretch of Rhinatrema bivittatum chromosome 8, aRhiBiv1.1, whole genome shotgun sequence DNA includes these proteins:
- the LOC115097628 gene encoding olfactory receptor 1361-like has translation METRNQSQVTEFILLGFSEHPELQTLLFVIFLTMYIITLLGNITIVLLIRTDSRLHTPMYFLLSCLSSVDICFTSITVPKLLANLISKNNIISFSGCFTQLYFFLSAGNMESFLLGIMAVDRYLAICKPLHYAVLMRRNVRIALVLTSWLIVSFHSLAHTVMAASLSYCSSNEIHHFFCDLPPLLKLSCSDTSANELLLFVETTVILMTPLLCILISYICIIVTILGINSEEGRRKAFSTCASHLTVVILQYGPVLFTYIRPSSAYSLDRDIAISVLYSVVASMLNPFIYTIRNSEVKGALRKVICHKLSQ, from the coding sequence ATGGAGACAAGAAACCAGAGTCAAGTGACTGAATTCATTCTCCTGGGATTCTCTGAGCATCCAGAACTTCAGACTCTGCTCTTTGTCATATTTCTTACCATGTACATTATCACTCTGCTGGGAAATATCACTATAGTGTTACTCATAAGGACTGATTCTCGCCTTCacacccccatgtatttcttGCTCAGTTGCTTGTCTTCTGTGGATATCTGCTTCACTTCCATCACTGTCCCCAAACTGTTGGCCAATCTCATCTCCAAGAATAACATTATCTCCTTCTCTGGCTGCTTCACCCAGCtttatttctttctctctgctgGGAACATGGAGAGCTTCTTGCTGGGAATAATGGCGGTTGACCGCTACCTGGCGATCTGTAAACCTTTGCACTATGCTGTGCTGATGAGGAGAAATGTGCGGATTGCATTGGTGTTGACATCGTGGCTCATTGTCTCTTTCCACTCATTGGCACACACTGTCATGGCCGCTAGTCTGTCCTACTGCTCGTCCAATGAGATCCATCACTTCTTCTGTGACCTCCCACCCTTGCTGAAGCTCTCCTGCTCTGACACCTCAGCCAATGAGCTTCTTCTCTTTGTTGAAACCACTGTCATATTAATGACCCCTCTACTATGTATATTGATCTCTTACATTTGCATCATCGTGACTATTCTGGGGATCAATTCTGAAGAGGGTAGGCGCAAAGCCTTCTCCACATGTGCCTCTCATCTCACTGTAGTGATTCTGCAGtatggacctgtgcttttcaccTATATTCGCCCATCATCAGCCTACTCCTTAGATAGGGACATAGCTATCAGCGTGCTCTACAGTGTGGTGGCTTCCATGCTCAACCCTTTCATTTATACGATCAGGAACAGCGAGGTAAAAGGAGCTCTGAGAAAAGTAATATGCCATAAATtatcacaataa